One window of Camelina sativa cultivar DH55 chromosome 4, Cs, whole genome shotgun sequence genomic DNA carries:
- the LOC104782807 gene encoding probable receptor-like protein kinase At2g42960 translates to MPPENSLNAEMSKKISFFGLKGLKLWVWVCLVVGVFIVMILCILSLWITFRRRSKRSSSKFPFNQTPHESKDIRVDRARFQNHNPHAESLYIEMNDKSTGKTMLSHLGRTKSSDNDTLSQCSSVNHHERACSSHSGEEGGFGSAGRQYGGPVTASPLVGLPEISHLGWGHWFTLRDLELATNRFAAVNVLGEGGYGVVYRGKLVNGTEVAVKKLLNNLGQAEKEFRVEVEAIGHVRHKNLVRLLGYCIEGVHRMLVYEYVNSGNLEQWLHGAMRQHGNLTWEARMKIITGTAQALAYLHEAIEPKVVHRDIKASNILIDDEFNAKLSDFGLAKLLDSGESHITTRVMGTFGYVAPEYANTGMLNEKSDIYSFGVLLLEAVTGRDPVDYGRPANEVNLVEWLKMMVGTRRAEEVVDPRLEPRPSKSALKRALLVSLRCVDPEAEKRPRMSQVARMLESDEHPFHKERRNRRSKTASMEIVETKDESLGPRSSDTHITKPEKTGE, encoded by the exons ATGCCACCTGAGAATTCTTTAAACGCTGAGATGTCCAAGAAGatatctttttttggtttgaagggGTTGAAGTTGTGGGTatgggtttgtttggttgttggAGTATTCATAGTTATGATTCTCTGCATCTTGTCTCTTTGGATCACATTCCGCCGGAGATCTAAAAGATCCTCAAGCAAGTTTCCTTTCAACCAGACACCACATGAGTCCAAAGATATCAGAGTGGACAGGGCTAGGTTTCAGAATCACAATCCTCACGCTGAAAGTTTATATATCGAAATGAATGATAAATCCACTGGAAAAACGATGCTGTCTCACTTGGGAAGAACCAAGTCTAGTGATAATGATACTTTGAGTCAATGTAGTTCTGTGAATCATCATGAGAGAGCTTGTAGTTCTCATTCCGGTGAAGAAGGAGGCTTTGGAAGTGCTGGTAGACAGTATGGAGGACCTGTAACAGCATCTCCTTTGGTTGGTTTACCAGAGATATCACATCTTGGTTGGGGACACTGGTTTACTCTTAGGGATCTTGAGCTGGCTACGAACCGTTTTGCTGCAGTGAATGTTCTTGGAGAGGGTGGTTATGGAGTAGTTTATAGGGGTAAACTAGTTAATGGTACCGAAGTTGCTGTAAAGAAGCTTCTGAACAATCT AGGGCAAGCTGAGAAGGAATTTCGGGTAGAAGTTGAGGCTATTGGTCATGTACGACACAAGAATCTTGTTAGGCTTTTAGGATATTGCATAGAGGGAGTTCATCG GATGCTTGTTTATGAGTATGTGAATAGTGGTAACTTAGAACAATGGCTACATGGAGCAATGCGGCAACATGGAAATCTCACTTGGGAGGCACGGATGAAGATCATTACTGGTACTGCACAAGC GCTTGCTTATTTACACGAAGCAATAGAACCAAAAGTGGTCCACAGAGATATAAAAGCAAGCAATATATTGATTGATGATGAGTTTAATGCAAAACTCTCTGACTTTGGGTTGGCCAAGCTCTTGGACTCGGGTGAGAGTCACATCACAACCAGAGTcatgggtacctttgg atatgtAGCACCAGAATATGCTAATACAGGTATGTTAAACGAAAAGAGCGATATATATAGCTTCGGTGTTTTGCTTCTTGAAGCTGTAACTGGTCGGGATCCAGTTGATTATGGCCGTCCTGCTAATGAG GTGAATCTTGTTGAATGGCTAAAGATGATGGTTGGAACAAGAAGAGCTGAAGAAGTTGTGGATCCAAGACTTGAACCTAGACCTAGTAAAAGTGCTCTGAAACGCGCACTTTTAGTTTCCCTTAGATGTGTTGATCCTGAAGCAGAGAAACGTCCTAGAATGAGTCAGGTTGCACGGATGCTTGAATCCGATGAACACCCTTTTCACAAG GAGAGGAGGAACAGAAGGAGCAAAACAGCGAGCATGGAGATTGTTGAGACCAAAGACGAATCTCTTGGTCCTAGAAGTTCAGATACTCACATTACAAAGCCTGAGAAGACTGGTGAATAA